Part of the Pedobacter roseus genome is shown below.
CAATCGGCAGCCGATATTGCCGCTTCTCCAAAATTACAGGGTTATTCACCGATCCCGGGAGATTTAAAATTTAAAGATTTAGATGGTGATGGTATCATTACCAGTTTAGATCAAAAAGCTATTGGCCATACCAATACTCCTGAGTACGTGTATAGCTTTAGTCCACGTGTTTTGTACAAAGGATTTTCGCTTTCTGTATTATTCCAGGGCGTTGGAAACGTAAGTTCAAATGTGATTCTGAACGAACAGAATAACGGGCAGCAAATGTATCCTTTTATGCTCGATTCCTGGACACCTGCAACTGCAGCAACCGCAACCTGGCCGGTTATACATGCACGAGGAACAGCATCTTTAAACTATGCTTTAAACGATTTCACTTTACAGAATTCTTCTTATTTAAAAATCAGAAACGTAGAATTTGCGTGGAACTTACCTAAAGAGTGGGCCACAGCATTGAAGTTAAGCAATGTGAGGGTTTTTGTACAGGGGCAGAATCTTTACACCTGGACGAAGTATAAATTTTATACAGATCCTGAAAACGTAAACACCATTAATACTGCATTTCCATTGCAATCGATTTATCCAACATCAAAGGTTTACAATTTTGGTTTAAACGTTCAATTCTAAGACAATGAAAAATTATAAAATATTTACAGCAATTCTTTTATTAACACTCATCTCTTTTTCTTGTAAAAAAGATTATTTAGAACGTACGCCAGGGGTTGCCATTAGTGAGGATGAAATTTTTGCAGATCCGGCATTGGCCGCAAGGTTTGCAGATAACGCCTATAATTATGTAATTACCAAATATGTGCGTTTTAACGATCACCGTGGTTGTACTGCTCAGGCTTCTGACGAGGCAGTTTCGGGAAATTCCGAGGGTTCGGTAACTTCCTTAAACAGAGGTTTATACCATGATCATTCTAACGGACCATCGTTAAACGACATTTATGGCGTATGGAAACTGATGTATGCCGGCATTGCGGTAGAAAATAAAATGTTGGCCAGGATAGGAGAGGTACCTCCATCTCCAAATGCTTCCGTTCCAATTTTTGATGCCAAACGTGTAGAAGGCGAAATGCGTTTCCTGCGTGCCTTATCTTATTTTGAGTTAACCAAAAGGTTTGGTGGCGTACCCATTATAGATAAAGTGTATGCGGTTACCGATGATATGAACAGTATACCAAGAAGTTCTTTTGCTCAGGTAACTGATTTTATCCTAAAAGATATTGAAGTTGCACTTACCAAACTGGGTACTGATACGGATTATGGTGCTTCTAATTATGGCCGCCCAACACTAGGTGCTGCGCTGGCATTAAAAGCACGCGTATTATTGTATGCTGCAAGTCCGTTAAATAATCCAAATAACGATAAAACCAAATGGCAGGCTGCTGCTACTGCTGCTGCCGAAGTAATGAAAGGCGTTGATGGTTTGGCTAAACAAGCGTATTCGCTACAAGCCACTTATGGCGATTTGTTAAATCTTCCAAACTCACCAGAATATATCATGATGCGGATCAAAGGACCAACTCCTTTAGCTGGAGAGATGATGCAGGATTTTTCGATGTCGCCTGGTTCCGGTGGTGCTCAGGGACAGATGAATCCTACTCAAAACCACGTAGATATGTACGAAATGGCCAATGGTAAAGCCATAACCGATCCTACTTCTGGTTACGATCCGCAAAAGCCCTATTTAAACCGTGAGCCACGTTTTTACAACAACATTATTTACAACGATTTAGCATGGCAGGGTAGAAAAATCGAAATGTGGACC
Proteins encoded:
- a CDS encoding RagB/SusD family nutrient uptake outer membrane protein — protein: MKNYKIFTAILLLTLISFSCKKDYLERTPGVAISEDEIFADPALAARFADNAYNYVITKYVRFNDHRGCTAQASDEAVSGNSEGSVTSLNRGLYHDHSNGPSLNDIYGVWKLMYAGIAVENKMLARIGEVPPSPNASVPIFDAKRVEGEMRFLRALSYFELTKRFGGVPIIDKVYAVTDDMNSIPRSSFAQVTDFILKDIEVALTKLGTDTDYGASNYGRPTLGAALALKARVLLYAASPLNNPNNDKTKWQAAATAAAEVMKGVDGLAKQAYSLQATYGDLLNLPNSPEYIMMRIKGPTPLAGEMMQDFSMSPGSGGAQGQMNPTQNHVDMYEMANGKAITDPTSGYDPQKPYLNREPRFYNNIIYNDLAWQGRKIEMWTTTDATGKVSYGKDYSTTITYTATRYYCKKYWPEVYRTVGGSTTLLNYLYFRYGEILLNYAEAQNEAVGPDASVYAQLVALRKRAGISQGAGTYGYGLKDNMTQDEMRIAIRHERAIELAFEDHRWYDIMRWKIGSQTIAIPMKGMDVVKNTNGSFTYTLIVLGPTFQKSWTEAQNLYPIPRAEIYKSKGALTQNPGWE